A region from the Carboxydothermus pertinax genome encodes:
- a CDS encoding HAD-IIA family hydrolase: MNNKIKALVFDIDGTVSYGNKIIDGSLEVFNWCKKKGLKVLFLSNSSKNSRNSIYKKLINMGFEVQEHEVMNCSLAAVYYFQRKKINKVFVFGSDELKMELLKNGIQVLENLNLTKYILLGYMEDYTFKDIITISDEIYLGKRVIACNKDRNYPTEEGILKPALGAVVSAIEFSTDKKIKYIGKPNKFILEILLKENNLNFNDVMIVGDCFESDIKLAVNINVPAIFISNNCEKSKINYNLNNVICSNSITEIINILKEY, translated from the coding sequence ATGAATAATAAAATTAAAGCATTAGTTTTTGATATTGATGGGACAGTATCTTATGGCAATAAAATAATTGATGGATCATTGGAAGTTTTTAATTGGTGTAAAAAAAAAGGATTGAAAGTTTTATTTTTATCAAATAGCTCAAAAAATTCTAGAAACAGCATATATAAAAAACTAATAAATATGGGTTTTGAGGTTCAAGAGCATGAAGTAATGAATTGTTCATTAGCAGCGGTTTATTATTTTCAAAGAAAAAAAATTAACAAAGTATTTGTTTTTGGTAGTGATGAGTTAAAAATGGAACTTCTGAAAAATGGTATACAGGTTTTAGAAAACCTTAATTTGACAAAGTATATTTTATTGGGGTATATGGAAGATTATACTTTTAAAGATATTATTACGATTTCAGATGAAATTTATTTAGGAAAAAGAGTTATTGCTTGTAATAAGGATAGAAATTATCCAACAGAGGAAGGTATCTTAAAGCCGGCGTTAGGGGCTGTAGTTTCTGCAATTGAGTTTTCTACCGATAAAAAGATAAAATATATAGGAAAACCAAATAAATTTATTTTAGAGATATTATTAAAAGAAAATAATTTAAATTTTAATGATGTAATGATTGTAGGTGATTGTTTTGAAAGTGATATAAAGCTTGCAGTAAATATTAACGTACCTGCAATATTTATCAGTAATAATTGTGAAAAATCAAAAATAAATTATAATTTAAATAATGTTATATGTTCAAATAGCATCACAGAAATTATAAATATTTTAAAAGAGTATTAA
- a CDS encoding glycosyltransferase family 2 protein — MLKIDDIKLEIFVLTYNRAKYLDATLKSIVNQSYKKFNIIVLDNNSTDETELIVKKYQNLHDIKYIRNDLNIGVVGNFLKAKELASKEFAMIFHDDDIMHPEYVETALKLLEQNNDSVFLGAAMSFELEPDFEFQKNNAKAKILSQKDFASLLYRGFPYHYASTVFRTKFLKKAKVEFKKYGKLSDRPVLINLLQYGKAIVLLEPYIKYRLHPEQDSQTKSSGPFLSEIIELNKLYKSILGDSVFNKYGRSFLLANYIYINQSFKELYQTKKLKTKIDYLNTFIKNEASSLKAILIGYFIEALPYRVYKIIKNVKKRKQKVNFIIL, encoded by the coding sequence ATGTTAAAAATAGATGATATAAAATTAGAAATATTTGTATTGACTTATAATAGGGCTAAATATTTAGATGCGACATTAAAAAGTATTGTTAATCAATCTTACAAAAAATTTAATATAATAGTTTTAGATAATAATAGTACGGATGAAACCGAGTTAATAGTAAAGAAATACCAAAATTTACATGACATAAAATATATTCGAAATGATTTAAATATAGGTGTTGTTGGAAATTTTTTAAAAGCAAAAGAACTGGCTTCAAAAGAATTTGCCATGATTTTTCATGATGATGATATTATGCATCCTGAATATGTGGAAACAGCTTTAAAATTATTAGAGCAAAATAATGATTCAGTTTTTCTTGGAGCTGCAATGAGTTTTGAGTTAGAACCAGATTTTGAATTTCAAAAAAATAATGCTAAAGCAAAAATTTTATCTCAAAAAGATTTTGCTTCGTTATTGTATAGAGGTTTTCCTTATCATTATGCTTCAACTGTATTTCGGACAAAATTTTTAAAAAAAGCAAAAGTGGAGTTTAAAAAATATGGAAAATTATCTGATCGTCCTGTTTTAATAAACCTGTTGCAATATGGAAAAGCTATTGTATTATTAGAACCTTATATAAAATATAGATTGCACCCTGAACAGGATAGCCAAACTAAAAGTTCGGGGCCATTTTTAAGTGAAATTATTGAATTAAATAAATTGTATAAAAGTATATTAGGTGACAGTGTTTTTAACAAATATGGTAGATCCTTTTTACTTGCCAATTATATTTATATTAATCAAAGCTTTAAAGAATTATATCAAACAAAAAAACTCAAAACAAAAATTGATTATCTCAATACTTTTATTAAAAATGAAGCATCTTCTTTAAAAGCAATTTTAATTGGATATTTTATTGAAGCATTACCTTATAGGGTGTATAAAATAATAAAAAATGTAAAGAAGAGAAAGCAAAAAGTTAATTTCATAATTTTATAA